Proteins co-encoded in one uncultured Bacteroides sp. genomic window:
- a CDS encoding SusC/RagA family TonB-linked outer membrane protein: MKNIQWPQRLKLFRFLLIIALLFAAQSHLAAQINLSLKNTTLGQVINTVKGQTKYQFFYEDKLSKLPIESVNVKNISLVKLLDMILKDKGVNYKIEDNIVYLSPANAKPTSVKQQRKGRSITGVVIDQSGEPLIGVSVTVKGTSIGTMTDINGKYTLDLTDPKSNVTFSFVGYKLQTHSVAKNDVLNVTLQEDVQNIGEVVVTALGIKREKKMLGYAIQELNSDQINKTGDPSLTGALQGKVAGLQMNMSSTGLSGSTKITLRGNSSLVDNNQPLWVIDGVPFSDDNTSGASLFGGIDRGSTAIDINPDDVESISVLKGPNASALYGSRAGNGVILVTTKKGTKQGGFGVTYNNSLTWTKVAETLDMQDKYGQGTNGIASEASHYSFGALLDGHEYTAWNGEKRKYQKYGDKLKDYFSTGFSQTHNVSVGNVTEKANYRASFGSTESNGMFADERLSKLSLDLKAGIEMNKYLSIDSKISLSKTKASNRPIFGKGGEVYQLLFIPNNVQLSDLQNYSDKDHRHINWFGPRLGVLNPYYINYQYTNMDERWRAFGYYTVKLNFTPWLFGTAKYSFDYYNTDTRDEDRTNGMDDPNSDSMNSQKNTLFEQNLEFMLSGYNKINDKLRVGYTLGSNVMHKKTDFLSGSSQNMYDKGTWYLNSAQGFNYAAEGFTERETQSVFGSCQFSWDEYISLDLTARNDWSSTLPANNRSYFYDSANLSFVVTDFMKQMDWKKPSWLTFAKVRLSAAKVGKDTGPYELETYPEFHRTIAGNNPIKSRIKANSELKPEISHAYEAGLDMKFLENRLGFDFTYYQSSTINQIMNAPMSGYWDWKRINAGDIENKGFEFMIYSTPYKTQNSEFNLNINFAHNNTVAKKLNPDVDYISLNYKKERMLVDVGAVQGGRLGDIYPNVRYVRDENGNVKTRAGLPLVEQPIERVPIGNIQPDLLMSVSPSFTYKGLSLSALFDMKFGGDIVSMSEAVATGYGTAKRTENRENIIFKGIDESTGLPNTIAVNGEELYKMIGGENAVAEEFLYDASYIKLKELSLGYSFSKNLLKKTFINSLRMSLVGRNLCYLLKHTPGTSPEGGFDTTMFSQAIDFTSVPYSRTFGFSINVGF; this comes from the coding sequence ATGAAAAACATTCAGTGGCCTCAAAGGCTAAAGCTATTTAGATTTTTATTAATTATTGCACTTTTGTTTGCTGCGCAAAGTCATTTAGCAGCTCAGATAAATTTGTCTTTGAAAAACACAACATTAGGACAAGTAATTAATACAGTAAAGGGACAGACTAAATATCAGTTTTTTTATGAAGACAAACTATCGAAACTTCCGATAGAGTCTGTTAATGTGAAAAATATTAGTTTGGTGAAATTACTCGACATGATTTTAAAAGACAAAGGAGTAAATTATAAAATTGAAGATAATATAGTTTACTTATCTCCTGCAAATGCAAAACCAACTTCTGTAAAACAGCAAAGAAAAGGACGGTCTATCACAGGGGTTGTGATTGATCAGTCAGGCGAACCGTTGATTGGTGTGAGTGTAACAGTGAAAGGCACCTCAATAGGTACAATGACTGATATTAATGGAAAGTATACTCTTGATTTAACCGACCCTAAATCTAATGTAACTTTTTCATTCGTTGGGTACAAATTGCAGACTCATTCAGTAGCTAAGAATGATGTACTCAACGTTACTCTGCAAGAAGATGTTCAAAATATAGGTGAGGTGGTGGTGACTGCATTGGGCATTAAACGCGAAAAAAAGATGCTTGGTTATGCTATTCAAGAATTGAATAGTGATCAAATTAACAAAACTGGTGATCCTTCATTAACAGGTGCTTTACAAGGTAAAGTAGCAGGTTTACAAATGAATATGTCAAGTACTGGCTTGAGTGGATCTACAAAAATAACTCTTCGCGGAAATTCATCATTAGTTGATAATAATCAACCGCTTTGGGTTATTGACGGGGTACCTTTTAGTGATGATAATACTTCTGGCGCTTCACTTTTTGGAGGAATAGATAGAGGAAGTACTGCCATAGATATTAATCCTGATGATGTTGAATCAATTTCAGTATTGAAAGGTCCTAATGCATCTGCACTTTATGGGTCTCGTGCAGGTAATGGTGTTATTCTGGTGACAACAAAGAAAGGGACTAAGCAAGGTGGTTTTGGCGTGACTTATAATAACAGTTTGACTTGGACAAAAGTTGCTGAGACCTTAGATATGCAGGATAAATATGGTCAAGGAACAAATGGGATAGCCTCAGAAGCTTCTCATTATAGCTTTGGTGCCCTTTTAGATGGGCATGAGTATACTGCCTGGAATGGTGAAAAAAGGAAATATCAAAAATATGGTGATAAACTAAAAGATTATTTCAGTACAGGCTTTTCTCAAACACATAATGTTTCTGTAGGTAATGTAACAGAAAAAGCAAATTATCGTGCATCTTTTGGTAGTACTGAAAGTAACGGTATGTTTGCTGATGAAAGATTAAGTAAGCTGAGTTTGGATTTGAAGGCTGGAATAGAGATGAATAAGTATCTTTCTATAGATTCAAAGATATCGTTATCTAAAACTAAAGCAAGTAATCGTCCCATTTTTGGTAAAGGTGGTGAAGTTTATCAACTGCTTTTTATTCCTAATAATGTTCAGTTGAGTGATTTGCAAAATTATTCTGATAAAGATCACCGTCATATAAATTGGTTTGGTCCTCGTCTGGGTGTATTAAATCCATATTATATAAATTATCAATATACAAATATGGATGAACGTTGGAGAGCATTTGGATATTATACTGTGAAGCTTAATTTTACCCCATGGTTATTTGGTACAGCAAAATATTCTTTTGACTACTATAATACAGATACAAGAGATGAAGATAGAACGAATGGTATGGATGACCCGAACTCAGATTCAATGAATAGTCAAAAAAATACATTGTTTGAGCAAAATCTTGAATTTATGTTATCTGGTTACAATAAAATAAACGATAAACTGAGAGTGGGATATACATTAGGGTCTAATGTTATGCATAAAAAAACCGATTTTTTGTCGGGCTCTTCTCAAAATATGTATGATAAGGGAACTTGGTATCTTAATTCAGCTCAAGGATTTAATTATGCTGCAGAAGGATTCACAGAAAGAGAAACTCAATCTGTTTTTGGAAGTTGTCAGTTCTCTTGGGATGAGTACATATCTTTGGATTTAACTGCCAGAAATGATTGGTCGTCTACATTACCTGCTAATAATCGATCATATTTTTATGATTCAGCTAACTTAAGCTTTGTTGTTACAGATTTTATGAAACAAATGGATTGGAAAAAACCATCTTGGTTAACCTTTGCAAAAGTCCGTTTATCCGCAGCAAAAGTAGGAAAAGATACAGGCCCATATGAATTAGAAACATATCCTGAATTTCACAGAACAATAGCAGGGAATAATCCAATAAAGTCACGTATAAAAGCTAATTCAGAGTTGAAGCCTGAGATTTCACATGCTTATGAAGCAGGGTTAGATATGAAGTTCCTGGAAAATCGTTTAGGCTTTGATTTTACCTATTATCAGAGTTCAACAATAAATCAGATTATGAATGCTCCAATGTCTGGATATTGGGATTGGAAAAGAATTAATGCAGGGGATATAGAAAATAAGGGTTTTGAGTTTATGATATATTCTACCCCATATAAGACTCAAAATAGTGAATTTAATCTGAATATCAATTTTGCTCATAATAATACTGTTGCAAAAAAATTAAATCCAGATGTTGATTATATAAGTTTAAATTACAAAAAAGAAAGGATGCTTGTGGATGTTGGTGCAGTACAAGGCGGACGTCTTGGTGACATTTATCCTAATGTAAGATATGTAAGAGATGAAAATGGAAATGTCAAAACAAGAGCTGGGCTACCTTTAGTTGAGCAGCCGATAGAAAGAGTTCCGATAGGGAATATTCAACCAGATTTATTAATGTCTGTTTCTCCTTCTTTTACTTATAAAGGTTTAAGTCTCTCTGCATTGTTTGATATGAAATTTGGAGGTGATATTGTTTCTATGTCCGAAGCAGTTGCCACTGGATATGGTACGGCTAAACGAACTGAAAACAGAGAAAATATTATATTTAAAGGGATAGATGAAAGTACTGGGTTGCCCAATACAATAGCTGTAAATGGTGAAGAATTATATAAAATGATTGGTGGAGAAAATGCTGTTGCAGAAGAATTCTTGTACGATGCTTCTTACATTAAGTTAAAAGAACTGTCGTTAGGCTATTCTTTTTCGAAGAATTTATTGAAAAAAACTTTTATAAATTCATTAAGAATGTCTTTGGTGGGAAGAAATCTGTGCTATTTATTGAAGCATACTCCAGGGACAAGTCCTGAGGGAGGATTTGATACTACAATGTTTTCGCAAGCGATAGATTTTACTTCTGTTCCTTATAGTCGCACATTTGGTTTCTCAATTAATGTAGGATTTTAA
- a CDS encoding FecR domain-containing protein produces MDNISEELLLKYLKGECTEDDWRKINLWLSESKNNERELFLMEEAFHSGEKEYLLSSECIENAKARLFAEIEKCNQPKKAFFHVNPILRYAAMIIIILTFGTIGVTYIARYLSIPKEIIISVSDKDQVKEVQLPDGSMVWLNHSTVLKYPESFAKGNRQVILNGEAYFEVKKDKSKPFIVSSDAMQIKVLGTVFNLKSSKYAKMAEVTLIEGLVEVKGNRDEGHIVLSPGQKAELNRNTGRLVVKQVNAKLDAVWRDNLIPFEKATISEIANTLEYFYKVKVVLSPDIDENTYSGVLRKRGSIDSVLNSLKNAIPINYKISKTNVVYIQPSHKK; encoded by the coding sequence ATGGATAATATAAGTGAAGAGTTATTATTGAAGTATTTAAAAGGTGAATGTACAGAAGATGATTGGCGAAAAATTAATCTATGGTTAAGCGAATCTAAAAATAATGAAAGAGAATTATTTTTAATGGAGGAAGCCTTTCATTCTGGTGAAAAAGAATATCTTTTATCTTCTGAATGCATTGAAAATGCTAAGGCTCGGTTGTTTGCAGAAATAGAAAAATGTAATCAGCCGAAGAAAGCGTTTTTTCATGTCAATCCGATTCTGAGATATGCTGCAATGATTATTATTATTCTAACTTTTGGAACAATTGGAGTAACTTATATTGCCAGGTACTTATCGATACCTAAAGAAATAATTATTTCTGTTTCTGATAAAGACCAGGTAAAAGAAGTACAATTGCCTGATGGTAGTATGGTCTGGTTGAATCATTCAACTGTACTTAAATATCCAGAATCTTTTGCAAAAGGTAATCGTCAGGTAATACTGAATGGAGAAGCTTATTTTGAAGTTAAAAAAGATAAATCAAAACCATTTATTGTAAGCAGTGATGCAATGCAAATAAAAGTACTGGGAACTGTATTTAATTTGAAAAGTAGTAAATATGCAAAAATGGCAGAAGTTACTTTGATAGAAGGTCTGGTTGAAGTAAAAGGTAATCGTGATGAAGGACATATTGTTTTGTCACCTGGACAAAAAGCTGAACTGAATAGAAATACAGGACGTTTGGTTGTTAAACAAGTAAATGCAAAATTGGATGCTGTGTGGAGAGATAACTTAATTCCATTTGAAAAAGCCACAATTTCTGAAATAGCTAATACGCTTGAGTACTTTTATAAGGTAAAAGTTGTTTTATCTCCCGATATCGATGAGAATACTTATTCTGGGGTTTTAAGAAAGAGGGGGAGCATTGATTCTGTGCTTAATTCTTTAAAAAATGCCATTCCAATTAATTATAAAATTAGTAAGACTAACGTAGTATACATACAACCTTCACATAAAAAATAA
- a CDS encoding RNA polymerase sigma-70 factor, giving the protein MENGVNEDHVHIVFDELFRKHYSKLLFYATRFLSTDEAEDIVQETFLELWKRRDSLEMEGQIQAYLYRLVYNKAINVLKHKKIENDYSIEVEEIYKRKIAFYEPDYNDTIKRIENMELRQEIYGMIDQLPDKSKEVFKLSYLHGLKNKEIADVLSISQRTVEAHMYKALKMLRNNLSHLSFLILLNLIY; this is encoded by the coding sequence ATGGAAAACGGCGTGAATGAAGATCATGTTCATATAGTATTTGATGAATTGTTCAGGAAACATTATTCTAAATTACTCTTTTATGCCACTCGATTCTTAAGTACTGATGAGGCAGAGGATATTGTGCAGGAAACTTTTCTTGAACTTTGGAAGCGAAGGGATTCACTGGAAATGGAAGGCCAAATTCAAGCATATCTTTATCGCTTAGTTTATAATAAAGCAATCAATGTACTAAAACATAAAAAAATTGAAAATGATTATAGTATAGAGGTTGAAGAAATTTACAAACGTAAAATAGCATTCTATGAACCAGATTATAATGATACGATAAAGAGAATTGAAAACATGGAACTTCGACAAGAAATTTATGGTATGATTGATCAACTTCCAGATAAAAGTAAAGAAGTATTTAAACTTAGCTATTTGCATGGGCTGAAAAATAAAGAAATAGCTGATGTGCTTAGTATTTCTCAAAGGACTGTTGAAGCTCATATGTATAAGGCTTTAAAAATGTTAAGGAACAATTTAAGTCACCTATCTTTTTTGATTTTATTAAATCTTATATATTAA
- a CDS encoding leucine-rich repeat protein has product MKTSNYLKSLFVIISLLLSLDLQAQVVSDTVNVQTAGTLSSLILATDKYQITNLTVTGDLNGTDIRYIREMAGSDVNGNSTLGKLSVLDLSGTNIVAGGSSYYNNYTTSLNEIGFWTFSDCTGLTSVTIPDGVTSIENDVFDGCTGLTLIIIPNSVTSIGGGAFSHCTGLTSITIPNSVTSIGNTAFYGCTGLTSITIPDSVTSIGDGAFSHCTGLISITIPSSVISIGDNAFTGCTGLTSITIPNGVTSIGSYAFDGCIGLTSIAIPSSVISIGDNAFTGCTGLTSITISDGVKFIWSYVFQNCTRLTSIAIPNSVTSIGGHAFQNCIELTSITIPDGVTSIGGCAFYGCTKLKEFIVSENNPAYNSVEGVLFSKNCTELIAYPNAKSNICTLPNSVTSIGNAAFYGCTGLASITLPNSVTSIENYAFTGCTGITEVHCKILAPQSVNSSVFSGINKTTCKLYIPKGTYLNYLEATGWNDFTNIIEEEATAISQIEASDVRVYTDQDAIIVAGADLGDYISVYTESGALLQTTKVTDNTIRITVPGNKIYFIKTTDKIFKVAL; this is encoded by the coding sequence ATGAAAACAAGCAATTATTTAAAATCATTATTCGTAATAATATCTTTATTACTAAGTTTAGATTTACAAGCCCAGGTTGTTTCCGACACAGTCAATGTTCAAACAGCAGGAACATTAAGTTCATTAATTCTAGCTACTGATAAATATCAGATTACCAATCTCACTGTAACAGGAGATCTAAATGGAACTGATATTCGTTACATTCGTGAGATGGCAGGAAGCGATGTTAATGGGAATAGTACATTAGGAAAACTTTCTGTACTTGATTTATCAGGAACGAATATTGTCGCTGGCGGAAGTAGTTACTATAACAATTATACAACATCCTTAAATGAAATTGGATTTTGGACATTTTCTGATTGCACAGGATTGACCTCAGTAACCATTCCTGACGGAGTAACATCCATTGAAAATGATGTATTTGATGGTTGCACAGGATTGACTTTAATAATCATTCCTAATAGTGTAACATCCATTGGGGGTGGTGCATTTTCTCATTGTACAGGATTGACTTCGATAACCATTCCTAATAGTGTAACATCCATTGGGAATACTGCATTTTATGGTTGCACAGGATTGACATCAATAACCATTCCTGATAGTGTAACATCCATTGGAGATGGTGCATTTTCTCATTGTACAGGATTGATTTCGATAACCATTCCTAGCAGTGTAATATCCATTGGAGATAATGCATTTACTGGTTGTACAGGATTGACTTCAATAACCATTCCTAACGGAGTAACATCCATTGGGAGTTATGCATTTGATGGTTGTATAGGATTGACTTCGATAGCCATTCCTAGCAGTGTAATATCCATTGGAGATAATGCATTTACTGGTTGTACAGGATTGACTTCAATAACCATTTCTGACGGAGTAAAATTTATTTGGAGTTATGTATTTCAAAATTGCACGAGATTGACTTCGATAGCCATTCCTAACAGTGTAACATCCATTGGGGGGCATGCATTTCAAAATTGCATAGAATTGACATCAATAACCATTCCTGACGGAGTAACATCGATTGGGGGTTGTGCATTTTATGGTTGCACTAAACTAAAAGAATTTATAGTGTCAGAAAATAATCCAGCATATAACTCTGTAGAAGGAGTTTTATTTAGTAAAAATTGCACTGAACTGATAGCTTATCCTAATGCCAAATCAAATATCTGCACTTTGCCTAACAGTGTAACATCCATAGGGAATGCAGCATTTTATGGTTGCACAGGATTGGCTTCAATAACCCTTCCTAACAGTGTAACATCCATTGAGAATTATGCATTTACTGGTTGCACAGGAATTACTGAGGTACATTGTAAAATACTGGCACCTCAAAGCGTTAATTCCAGTGTCTTTTCTGGAATAAATAAAACCACGTGTAAACTATATATACCTAAAGGTACTTATTTAAACTATTTGGAAGCTACAGGGTGGAACGATTTTACAAATATAATTGAAGAAGAAGCAACTGCAATCTCACAAATTGAAGCAAGTGATGTGAGGGTTTATACAGATCAAGATGCAATAATAGTGGCTGGCGCAGATTTAGGAGATTATATTTCTGTTTATACTGAATCAGGAGCTTTGTTGCAAACCACCAAAGTAACAGATAATACTATCAGAATAACAGTGCCAGGTAATAAAATTTATTTTATCAAAACAACAGATAAAATATTCAAAGTTGCTTTATAA
- a CDS encoding glycosyltransferase 87 family protein, with the protein MFFSTVIFPFSILPDILGLTFWVLANACLLYYAIWKLPLNRNQHLFIFLFCIVELCTAVTSLQFNIGIAGIIILSYYFTEQKKDFWAAFFIILGTFTKIYGIVGLAFFPFSRNKRRFIFSCLFWSIFMFFFPMIYTSSSYVFGQYHSWFIDLISKNNQNLFAYYQNISLLGFVRKVSGSSNYPDLWLIIPGIILFCLPYLRIRQYRSQSFRMMLLASVLLFVVLFSTGSESSSYIIAITGVALWHIKTPSETKILNLALLIFAFFITEISCTDLFPGEIRKAFIFPFALKALPCILIWIKICYELCFIDFCRKEGICNEKNHTHLVPNQNSEIDIILPCYNPRTNWQEIISDRMNQLNILCPDKLFHLIIVNDGSRTQMDNTETEKFKRIMPDAQLISYPENRGKGYALRKGMEAAHSSIIVYTDWDFPYSQDSMIAMIHQLEKGYDVVVAARTNSYFHHSELNVFRSLMSFFSRIMNKVILGMKFNDAQGGLKGMNCKGKDIFLRTKIDQFLFDTEFVYLASRERNLNICEVKTDIREGVHLSHMGMKVLRKELFNFARIVYR; encoded by the coding sequence GTGTTTTTTAGTACAGTAATTTTCCCATTTTCTATTCTTCCAGATATCCTGGGTCTGACATTCTGGGTTTTGGCTAACGCCTGCTTGCTGTACTATGCTATATGGAAATTGCCCCTGAACAGGAATCAGCATTTATTTATTTTCTTATTCTGTATTGTTGAACTGTGCACTGCGGTTACTTCGCTACAATTCAATATTGGAATAGCTGGTATCATTATTTTGTCTTATTATTTTACAGAACAGAAAAAAGACTTCTGGGCTGCTTTTTTTATCATATTGGGAACCTTTACCAAAATATATGGAATCGTAGGACTAGCTTTCTTTCCTTTTTCCAGAAATAAAAGAAGATTCATATTCTCCTGTCTATTTTGGAGCATCTTTATGTTTTTCTTCCCCATGATCTATACCTCATCATCTTATGTATTTGGACAATATCATTCCTGGTTTATAGATCTTATCAGTAAAAACAATCAGAATCTTTTTGCATATTACCAGAATATATCCTTACTAGGATTTGTACGAAAAGTCAGTGGAAGTAGTAATTATCCTGATTTATGGCTAATTATCCCAGGAATTATTTTATTTTGTCTCCCTTACTTAAGAATAAGACAATATCGTTCTCAAAGTTTTCGAATGATGTTGTTGGCATCTGTATTACTCTTTGTTGTATTATTTAGCACAGGAAGCGAGTCCAGTTCCTACATTATCGCTATAACAGGAGTTGCCCTCTGGCATATCAAGACCCCTTCTGAAACAAAAATATTAAATCTGGCGCTTCTGATTTTTGCTTTCTTTATTACCGAGATATCGTGCACTGATTTGTTTCCAGGGGAAATACGAAAAGCATTTATTTTCCCTTTTGCACTTAAGGCATTACCATGTATCTTGATATGGATTAAAATTTGTTATGAATTATGTTTCATTGATTTTTGCAGGAAAGAAGGAATCTGCAATGAAAAGAATCATACGCATTTGGTACCAAACCAGAATAGTGAAATCGATATTATTCTGCCTTGCTACAACCCCCGGACCAATTGGCAGGAGATAATTAGTGACAGAATGAATCAATTGAATATTCTTTGCCCTGACAAGCTGTTCCATCTTATTATTGTAAATGATGGGTCAAGAACTCAGATGGACAACACTGAAACAGAAAAATTTAAACGAATAATGCCCGATGCACAGTTAATCAGCTACCCGGAAAACAGAGGGAAAGGATATGCTCTGAGGAAAGGCATGGAAGCAGCACATTCTTCTATAATAGTGTATACTGACTGGGACTTTCCATATAGCCAGGACAGCATGATTGCCATGATTCATCAGTTGGAAAAAGGATATGATGTAGTTGTTGCAGCCCGCACAAATTCCTATTTTCACCATTCTGAACTGAACGTTTTCCGTAGCCTAATGTCTTTCTTCTCAAGAATTATGAATAAAGTGATTCTTGGTATGAAATTTAACGATGCTCAGGGAGGTCTTAAAGGAATGAATTGTAAGGGTAAAGACATCTTTTTAAGAACAAAAATTGATCAGTTCCTTTTCGATACTGAATTTGTATATTTGGCATCCAGGGAACGAAACCTGAATATATGTGAAGTTAAAACAGACATACGCGAAGGAGTGCATCTTTCTCACATGGGAATGAAAGTTTTAAGAAAAGAATTATTTAATTTTGCCAGAATAGTTTACAGATAA
- a CDS encoding polysaccharide deacetylase family protein produces MITLSFDIEEFDLPVENHKEIPLAEQIAISKEGLIKVLDLLKKHEIKATFFSTVTFAESSKMIIERIVREGHELASHGCSHSSFEVEDLKTSKDTLEKLGNTPVNGFRMPRMMPIDESELYRAGYIYNSSLNPTLIPGRYNHLCSPRSIYMEKGVWQIPASVSYPFRIPLFWISLHQFPLPVYKFLCNSALKKDGYLNLYFHPWEFYSHLNRKELGVPGFVQKNSGDRLIERLDSIISYYINKKNSFVTIQQILQNRQP; encoded by the coding sequence ATGATTACATTAAGTTTCGATATAGAAGAATTTGATCTGCCGGTCGAGAATCATAAAGAAATTCCATTAGCCGAACAGATTGCCATTTCAAAAGAAGGATTAATCAAGGTTCTTGACTTACTAAAAAAGCATGAGATAAAAGCAACGTTCTTTAGCACGGTTACTTTTGCCGAGTCGTCTAAGATGATTATTGAAAGAATTGTGCGTGAAGGACACGAACTAGCTTCTCACGGTTGTAGCCATTCCAGCTTTGAAGTGGAAGATTTGAAGACATCGAAAGATACTTTAGAAAAACTTGGTAACACTCCTGTCAACGGTTTCCGCATGCCCCGGATGATGCCTATTGATGAAAGTGAGTTATACCGTGCCGGATATATATATAACTCATCTCTGAATCCAACATTGATTCCAGGTAGATACAATCATCTTTGTTCTCCTCGTAGCATCTATATGGAAAAAGGTGTATGGCAAATACCAGCCTCCGTTTCTTATCCGTTCCGCATTCCATTGTTTTGGATTTCTCTGCATCAGTTCCCATTGCCTGTATACAAGTTTCTATGTAACAGTGCTCTTAAAAAAGATGGTTATCTCAATTTATATTTTCATCCATGGGAATTTTACAGCCATCTGAATCGTAAAGAATTGGGTGTTCCGGGATTTGTCCAAAAAAATTCCGGTGACCGACTAATTGAACGGCTCGATTCAATTATCAGCTATTATATTAATAAGAAAAACTCTTTTGTAACCATTCAACAAATTCTACAGAATAGACAGCCATAA
- a CDS encoding ABC transporter ATP-binding protein translates to MNINIIEIKGITKIYDIKTMPFQALNGIDLTFKEGEFVAIVGPSGSGKTTLLNIIGGLDNPTEGVVIIYGVNITKMSNWKKTDFRMQNIGFVFQSYNLIPVLTAKENIEFIMQLQGRDKEDIEKRTMELLEAVGLSNKMNSRPNKLSGGEQQRVAVARALASKPKFILADEPTANLDSKSTENLLDIMEKLNRDENTTFIFSTHDARVMKKARRIITIEDGKVMEDVLREK, encoded by the coding sequence ATGAACATAAATATTATAGAGATAAAGGGTATCACAAAGATCTATGACATTAAAACGATGCCTTTCCAGGCACTGAATGGCATTGATTTAACTTTTAAGGAAGGTGAGTTTGTTGCTATAGTGGGGCCTTCAGGTTCGGGGAAAACAACATTACTTAATATTATTGGGGGGCTTGATAACCCCACCGAAGGAGTTGTAATTATCTACGGTGTGAATATCACAAAGATGAGCAATTGGAAAAAAACGGATTTTAGGATGCAAAATATTGGTTTTGTCTTTCAGTCTTATAATTTGATTCCGGTGCTTACGGCAAAAGAAAATATTGAATTTATCATGCAACTTCAGGGAAGAGATAAAGAAGATATTGAGAAACGGACAATGGAACTTCTTGAAGCTGTAGGGCTTAGCAATAAAATGAATAGTCGTCCAAACAAATTATCCGGTGGAGAACAACAGCGTGTGGCAGTGGCAAGGGCATTAGCGTCTAAACCCAAGTTTATTTTGGCTGACGAACCAACTGCCAATCTTGATTCCAAATCAACAGAGAACTTGCTGGACATTATGGAGAAACTGAATAGAGATGAGAATACCACCTTTATATTTTCAACTCATGATGCACGGGTAATGAAAAAAGCCAGAAGAATAATTACGATTGAAGATGGCAAAGTGATGGAAGATGTTTTGAGAGAAAAATAA